In Mercenaria mercenaria strain notata unplaced genomic scaffold, MADL_Memer_1 contig_2951, whole genome shotgun sequence, one DNA window encodes the following:
- the LOC128552607 gene encoding uncharacterized protein LOC128552607, with protein MTASCGARRFPSTPPPDYKFNNLIVDLSKNITSLELVELKERFKEIIPHDVRTPRAMFDALRTAGYVDGHNILYIQQILRALGREDLLEIAAKYIKLFEEDEILHFFQKTTHLAEGCSIVEFHVVGHNLSNRRDLEAFRKEVSTILLVPIHEVIVKGVQETSSTLITLMLPEIFVLFLKHQLDKNKQYMIESLIRQGVDEVLFSTHDFKLKREGTYFLAEKTQRPYVQNGVGQSHQSISKRLASKPRSQQAVKKKRIYKKGWDASKDTL; from the exons ATGACTGCGAGTTGTGGTGCACGGAGATTTCCCTCAACTCCCCCACCTGATTATAAATTCAACAATCTCATCGTAGATCTCAGCAAGAACATTACTTCTCTAGAACTTGTCGAACTTAAGGAACGATTCAAAG AAATAATTCCTCACGATGTTAGGACTCCACGAGCTATGTTTGATGCACTTCGCACGGCAGGATACGTAGACGGTCATAACATACTTTACATTCAGCAAATTCTCCGTGCACTTGGCAGAGAAGATCTTCTTGAAATTGCAGCAAAATACATCAAACTCTTCGAGGAAGACGAAATTCTGCATTTCTTTCAGAAAACAACACATTTAG CTGAAGGCTGTAGCATTGTGGAGTTCCACGTTGTTGGCCATAACCTTTCAAATAGAAGAGATCTGGAAGCCTTTCGAAAAGAAGTTTCTACCATACTGTTGGTTCCGATTCATGAAGTGATCGTCAAAGGAGTACAGGAAACTAGTAGCACACTTATTACCTTGATGCTTCCCGAAATATTTGTCCTGTTTCTTAAACATCAACTGGATAAAAACAAGCAATATATGATAGAATCACTAATTAGGCAAGGCGTGGACGAAGTTCTTTTCTCAACACATGACTTTAAGCTTAAGAGAGAGG GTACATACTTCTTGGCAGAGAAGACTCAGAGACCTTATGTGCAGAATGGCGTGGGACAGTCACATCAGAGCATATCAAAAAGACTGGCATCTAAGCCACGATCCCAGCAAGCCGTGAAAAAGAAAAGGATTTATAAG AAAGGATGGGATGCGTCCAAAGACACCCTTTGA